A region of the Nocardia nova SH22a genome:
CCGGAGGTGTACGGCTCGGACACCCTCGACGACGTCGTCGAGCTGTGCCGCGCGACCGCCGCCCGTTTCGATCGCGAGATCACCACCTTCCAGTCGAATTCCGAAGGGGCGCTGATCGATCGCATTCACGCGGCACGCGGCGTGGAGACCGGGATCGTGATCAATCCCGGCGGGCTCACGCACACCTCGGTGGCCCTGCGCGACGCGCTGGTGATTCCGGAGGTGCCGATCGTGGAGGTGCACATCTCGAATGTGCACGCCCGCGAGGAATTCCGGCATCACTCCTACATTTCCCCGATCGCCACCGCCGTGATCGCGGGCATGGGCATCCAGGGCTACGCGGCGGCCGTGGAATTCCTCTGCACCCGCTGATCGCCCCTACCGCGCACCGCGCAGCAGTTCGTACAGCGTCGGCGCCGTTTCCCCGGTGGCGACCTCGCGCCACAGCTCCCGCACGGTCTGTGTCAGCGCGGTGTTCACACCGGTCTCCGCGCCCGTCTCCACGACATGCGTGGCGCCCGCGGACATCATGCGGGCACTCGCCGCATCGCCCCAGCCGCCCTGTTTCGCGGCGTCCGCGTACTCGGCCATGAAGAACGGGAACGCCTCGCCGGAGCGCTGTGCGAACGGCAGGAATCGATCGATGTCACCGCCGGAGCGTTCGACCACCGCCAGAGCCTGGTTGTAGCCGACCAGCCAGGGATGGAACATCGTTAGCAACGCCTGATAGAACAGCTGCGCCAGACCGTCGTCGGCGCCGAGATATTCCGGCGGGCTGAGCGGACGGAGCAATTCGGCGTGGGCGTCGAAGACCTCGCGCGGACCGCTGTAGAAGATGTAGGACGCCGGATGGGTGATGTTGTCACCGGCGGACATGAATCCGCCCGACAGGAACTGCGCGCCGTGCGAGCGCACCCAGCGCGCACCGGCCCGGGTCCGCTCGGGCGAATCCGAGGACAGGTTCACGATCACCTTGTCCCGCAATCGTTCCGGGGCCTGACCCAGCACGTCGTACATGGCCGCGTAGTGGGTCAGGCTCAGAATGATCACCTCGTTGCGGTCCAGCGCTTCGGCCACCGACTCCGCGCGACGGGCGCCCGCGGCGACCATCGCCTCGGCCTTCTCGGCGCTGCGATTCCACACCGTCACCTCGGTGCCCGCGGCCAGCAGTTCGCGCACGATCGCCCGGCCCATCGGTCCCAGGCCGATCACGGTGGCGGATGAACGTTCGGACATGGTTGTACCCCTTACGATTTCGAAGTTGTGCATGATCGGCGCCGGTTTCGATGGTCGCCGCGATCGACAGCGCAGGCAA
Encoded here:
- the aroQ gene encoding type II 3-dehydroquinate dehydratase, with amino-acid sequence MAPILVLNGPNLNMLGTRQPEVYGSDTLDDVVELCRATAARFDREITTFQSNSEGALIDRIHAARGVETGIVINPGGLTHTSVALRDALVIPEVPIVEVHISNVHAREEFRHHSYISPIATAVIAGMGIQGYAAAVEFLCTR
- a CDS encoding NAD(P)-dependent oxidoreductase; its protein translation is MSERSSATVIGLGPMGRAIVRELLAAGTEVTVWNRSAEKAEAMVAAGARRAESVAEALDRNEVIILSLTHYAAMYDVLGQAPERLRDKVIVNLSSDSPERTRAGARWVRSHGAQFLSGGFMSAGDNITHPASYIFYSGPREVFDAHAELLRPLSPPEYLGADDGLAQLFYQALLTMFHPWLVGYNQALAVVERSGGDIDRFLPFAQRSGEAFPFFMAEYADAAKQGGWGDAASARMMSAGATHVVETGAETGVNTALTQTVRELWREVATGETAPTLYELLRGAR